Sequence from the bacterium genome:
AATGGCGCGCAAATTGACCAAATGGAAAATCATGCCACGCGGTACGACCATCTCTTCCGTTTTGAATGCGATTGACCCGGAGCCTTTTGATGTGGCCTATCGCCAAAAAGCGGTGAAACAATCCGAGTACGACTTTCTTTTCGTCGGGACTGCGAGACCCGTAAAACGCTTCGACGTGGTTCTGCGCGCGATGGATACCCTCAATGTGCGCGGCAGATGTGCACGTCTGGCAGCCGTGCTTCTTCCCCACAGGCGGTACAGGGGGCTGGTTGATGACTACCGGAAGGAAGCGAAAGAACGTGGGATCGACGGTCATGTCGCGTTCTTCGGCCCTCGGTCGTTTGCACAACTGAGGAGGCTCTATGCCTCTTCCCGGTGCATACTGCTGTCATCGGATAGCGAGGGGATGTCGAATATTCTCCTTGAGGGAATGGCATCAGGTTGTTATGTAATTGCACGTGATCGGTGTATGCCGCAGCATCTCATCGGGGCGCGTAATCGGACATTTAGCACTGAAAACCAGTTGGTCAATGCGATGGAGGAAATGCTCGGCGCTCCTGATGGTTGCGTAGAGGAGAACAGGAAGCTCGTGTGCCTTTACCATAGCCTCTCTGCCGAGGCTGCGGCGTATCGCAAAATGTTTTATGCAGCCATGCGGTAGTGGCTGCATTGAGGAAAGAATATGGGACAGGGCTGTGTAGATGTCTACATTACGGTTCATGTCGAAGAGCACCGTAAGTTTATGAACCGGCTCCACTATGGTCACGAGCGATTTTTTCGACTGCTCCTCGATGATCAGTGTCCGATTCCCCTCACACTTCTTGTCGCCCGCGTGAAAGAGGAGCCGGCCTGTCCCTCATGCGACTGTTCTCTTCTTGCGGAAATCCAGTCGCAAGGGGTTATGGAAGTGGGGTTGCATGTCCATCCCGCATTGAGCAGGTTTCCATATGAGCGGCAGCGCAGGATCATATCGGATGAGTGGAACCGAATGGTCGAGGGAACCGGCATTATGCCGAAGACCTTCTCCGGCGGGCACTGGTGCATCAACGCCAATACGCTCAAGATCGTGCGTCAGCTGGGCATGGTGGTTGATGCCTCCGTTGTGCCCGGATGCGGCGTCATGGCATACAATGGCGCTCGATTGCGCTACTCAGATAACTTCACCGAACCATATTGGGTCTCCACCGAGCAGTTGGATGCCGCCGATCCCGCAAGCGATCTTCTCGAGATGCCAGTGTCTATCCGCCCGAGGTCATCGATCGTCGACCTTACAACAACAGGGTTTTGGGATATCCTTGATTTCTTTTCGACTATGGCACGCCAGAAGCGCGATCGTCACTATCTTCATATGACGTTTCATTCCTACGACGTGCTCATGCCCGACGGCAAAATGAATTTCTTCTACGATAAGATCAAGTACGCCGTGGATCGCTTAAACGGCATTTTTAATGAGGTCAACCTTCGCACATGCTGGAGCTGCTATCTGCAAATGAACAGGGAGAGGGCGCTATGAAGATCATGATTGAACTGGACGAATGCGAGGAGATGGAAATTGCTCAGGCGATCTCCAAGAAGACCGCCGAGGTAGCCGATGCTGCGATCGCGAACTACTTCAGCAAAATTACGGTTGAAGAGTTCATTCGAATCCTGCGCCGCTCCTTGCGGACAAGCTGCGACGCTTTCTTTCAGCAGTATATGCAGTACTATATAGAGAAACGTGCGCCGAAGATTTTCCGAAAGATCGAAGACGATCTCCGTGGAGACGCTCTCGGCGAAGAGGAAACGAAGTAAGGCCGGAAAGCCATGAGATATATTCCTTTCACCGTCGTCTATTTCTACAGGATGATGAAAGCGCGGCAGATACGCCTTCTGCCCGCCATCTTTGTAGGGTTGACCTCTGCACTCATTGTTCTGTTTATTCCATGGCTTTCCAAGTTCTTCATCGATGAGATACTGGTCAATCAGAACGTCGAATATACCTATCCGTGCTTGTTGTTCTGGCTCTTTCTGGATCTGCTGCGCTTTTGCGGCAATGGCCTGCGCTCACTCTCGAACACCGTTGCCACATCCGGAATAACTGTAGGAGTCGGGGTATTCATCCTCGAGAAGATCCATAACTGTTCGCGCCGACTCTTTCACTCCTATAATATCGGTGAATTCGTAACGCGGATGAACGACGTTGAGTCAAGTGGTTACATCCTAATCGATGTCGTCAATGATATGACCGAGATCGTTGTTTATCTCATAGTTCTGCCCTTCGCCTTCCTTATCATTGACTCGAATCTGGCTGTGATCGTTGGCGCAACTGTTATCTTGTGCGTTATTTCGTCGGCGGTCCTCTCTCGTTTTATCGAATGGCTGCATAAGCGAAAACGGCAGGAAGAGGCCTCCTATGTGCAGCAGGTCCTGGTGACAGCTGAGAATGTCGCCGAGATCCAAAGCTGCGGCATCAAGAAACAGATATTTGACGAGATCCATGCTCGTAACTTCCGAATTAAGGAATTGGAGTTACGAAAAGTGACGGCATCGCAGATCCATCGGTTTACCAATCGTCTGCTTTTTGCGGTAGGCTCCTTCTTCTATCGGCTGTTCTCAGTCGGACTTGTCGTCAATGGCAATATGACGATCGGTGATTTCTTCGCTTACAACACGATCCTCACCCTCTTGTTCAGCCCCATCGAGGCACTTACCGCCCTCGTGCGTCCCGTCCAGGAGATGTTTGTCAACAGCCAGCGCATCGAGGAGTTTCTTCTCTTTCCAGAGCAGTTCGGCGGGGTGCAGCCGATGCCGGATCCGGCCGATCTTATTATGCGATCCGTAGCAATGAGCTATGCTGAAGGTGGACCGCTGGTTCTTCGCGGATTTGATTTCCCGTTTCACAAGGGGGTCCTCTATGGGCTGATCGGTCCTAACGGGTCGGGTAAGTCAACGCTCTTGAGGCTCATTGCGCGACACTACGACCCTGACGATGGGGAGATCATCTATGGAGACACGAATATCGACGAGATAGAGCGGAATACTTACCGTTCGGCGGTCGCCTATCTCCCGGTTGAAGGCTATGTCTTCCCCACGACTTTCGAGCACAACATCATTCTCGGTAAGCCACTCAATCAGGAACTCCTCGATCGTATTGTGGACGAATTAGACATCGCTCATCTCCGGCAGAAATTCCCCACCCATAGCGATTCCCTGCTGGGTACGCAGGAGATTCGCCTGTCGAGCGGCGAGATCCAGCGGGTGAGCCTGGCGAGGGCTATCTATCACGGTCATCGCATTTATCTCTTCGATGAGGCGCTCTCGGCACTGGATGCCCAAGTGATCGAGCGGGCGATGCTGGCCCTGCGTCGCCACATTCGGGATAGAATTGTGATCATCGCATCGCACCACCTCGACATTCTGCGGAATGTGGATGAGATTCTTTGCCTCAGGGAGGGGCAGCTCATCGAGTCGGGCAAATTCGGGGAACTCTCCCGCAAAGGTACGTTCTTCTTTGACCTCTTCCACGGACGGGGGGAAGTTGAAAGCATGTAATCGGGTCTTGCCAATTAATTCCTTGATATTTAAAGCAGTTTTCCGTATATTTTCAGAAAGTATGCAGAAATTCCCTAGTGTTTTCAGATTGTTATGACACTCCGGAGCTACGGCACCGAAAGGAGCAAGTATGAAAAGGCTGACCATCGCAGTAGCGCTCATCACCCTGGCCTTGGCAACGCCGGCAAGATCGTTCGCCGCGAACTCCGGCTATGACGAAGGCTTTTTCATAGCGAGCGACGATCAGGAATTCATGCTCAAACTCAATGGTCGACTCCAGCCTCAGCTATATTTCCAGGACTCTGCGACCCAGCAGAAACAACTGACCTTCAATTTGAGAAGGGCACAACTCAACGTATTCTCTGAAATCCATGATATTGTAGCCATAGGATTTAATCTGGAACATGCGGTTACAAATGTGGGCACACAGAACTTTCAAACCGTCAACATAGGCGGTGCTTATGTTTCAGTTGAGGTGATACCTCAATTTGTAATAACGGCTGGCATGGTCGGTCTCCCGCTCGACATGATGAGTGAAATCAGCAGTGCCTGGCTCCTCCTCATTGAAAAACCAATTACCAACTCTCAATCGGATGGTATCACGAACCTCACGCCGCTGCGCCCAAGTTTCGGCACACCCGACGGTTTGGGCATCAACTTTTCTGGGGGATATTGGAAATGGTATTACTCGTTCTCCGTGGTTAATGGTGCGGAATCAAACTATGCCCTCAATCCCGATATGAAGATGTCGTTCGGATTCAGGACTGGCATCAATATACTCGATCCTGTGCCGGGCAAACTGACTGACTTTGATTGCTCCGAAACCCCGAAGCTTACGGTTAATCTTGGCAGCACGTACCAGGGCAAACGCACGGACCCGAACACCAACGCGAACATCAGTTACCTGTGGACCTCGTCGCTGGGCGTTGGCCTGCGTTGGGGCGGATTCGCTTTCACCACAGAGGGCTACTACAGGCGCACGAAGATCACGAGCCTGGGCACCGCGGTATGGGCCAGGCCCATGCTCACGGACATAGGTTACTACGCGGCCGCAGGCTATTATATAATCCCCAAGAAATTCGAGATCGCGGCGCAAGCGGGCCAGATCATCCGCCAGGGGCCTGACAACGACTCGTGGCAGTTCGGCGGCGGCGTCAACTACTACATCTTCGACAACAACCTCAAGCTCCAGGCAGCCTACGTGCTCACCACCGACTTCGACGACGTGACCGGTACTCGGACCAACAAGGTCAGCACGGGCACTTTGATGCTTTCAGCTTTGTTCTAGAAAGAGTAATTTATGATCTGAAGGCCGGGGTGACGTCCCGGCCTTTTTTGTAACGATTGATATGACCGAAATGATTTCAACAAAAATAAAGTCGTTTCCGCGCAAGCCCGGCGTCTATCTGTTCAAGGACGCCGGCGGCGACGTGATCTACGTGGGCAAGGCCGTGAGGCTGCGCGACAGGGTTTCATCGTACTTCAGAGACGAGCCCGCCCGCCTCGCCCGCGGGGCTCGCGCGGCGGGCGGGCGGCCCCAACTCAAATTTCTCCTCAAGCGCACCAAGGATATCGACTGCATCGTCACGGACACGGAGAAGGAGGCGCTGCTCCTGGAGAACACCCTCATCAAGGAGCATTCCCCTCGCTACAACATAAGCCTCAAGGACGACAAGACGTACGTATCTATCAGGATAGGGGCGGAGCATCCGTCGCCCGGCATCTCGCTTACCCGCAGGCCCACGAAAGACGGGGCGCGCTACTTCGGGCCGTACGATTCGGCGCTCGCCGCGCGCGAGGCAGTGGAGCAGATCGTGCGGTTCTTCATGGTGCGGACCTGCACTGACCGGGAGTTTGCCAACCGCGTCCGTCCCTGCCTCAAGTACGACATCGGCCGATGCAGCGGGCCCTGCGTGGGCAAGGTGAGCGCAGAGGACTACGCGCGGCAGGTGGACGAAGCGGTGATGTTCCTAGCGGGCCGGAGCGTCGAGCTCCTCGATATCCTGGAAGATAAGATGCGTGAGGCCTCGGGGCAGGAGCATTACGAGGACGCAGCCCGCATGCGAGACGCGATCGTTATGCTCCGGGGCGTGATCGAGAAACAGTCCGTGGTCAAACACGGCGGCGGCGACCACGACGCGGTAGGGATCGCAAGGCAGGGGGCGAGGGCGGCGATATGCGTGCTGAAGGTGAGGGGCGGCGTGCTCACGGGCCGCCGCTCGTTCATGGCCGGAGATCCGGCGTCCGGCGAGGCCAAGGCGGTGGAGGAATTCCTCCTGCAGCACTACGGCGAGGGTTCGGAGATGCCGATGAAGATATTCGTCCACGCCATGCCCGAGGGGGCTCGCGCCGTGGAGCAGCTTTTGTCCGACAGGCGCGGAGGCAGGGTGAAGATCGCGTCGCCGGTCCGCGGAGAGATGAAGAGGCTCGTCGAACTCGCGCGCACAAACGCGCGCGAGATGCTGGCGCTCCGGGCTCGATCCCACGGCGCTGCGGAGGTGGTAGAGCGGATCGGCCGCGCCCTCAAGCTCGGTCATACGCCTGAGACGATCGAATGCGTGGATATCTCCAACTTGAGCGGCCGCGAGGCGGTGGGCTCCATCGTTTCATTCTCGTGCGGCGAGCCGGACAAGTCGCGCTACCGCATCTACAACATCCGCACGCTGGATACTCCGGACGACTACGGCATGATGCGCGAGGTCATCTCACGGCGCTTCAGGTCTGATGTCTCGCTGCGCAGGGCCGAGCGCCCGCGGACCCCTCCCGACCTGTTGCTCGTGGACGGAGGCAAGGGCCAGCTTGCGATAGCGGAAAGGGCGCTCAGGGAATGCGGGGCGAGGGTTCCGGTCGCCGCGATCGCCAAGGGCGAGAAGAAAGGCCACGCCGACCGGATATTCATCCCAGGTCGCAAGAACCCGATAAATTTCAGGCGCGGATCCAAAGAGCTCCTGCTCCTCATGCGCATACGCGACGAGGCGCACCGATTCGGCATAGGCGCCCACCGCCGCAGGCGCAGTCGGGCCGCGCTTGGCGGCTGAGGTCGCTGTCTCCCTGGCGGTTTTTTAACGGCTTTTTGACGCTGAAGGGTAGATTCTCACTCTGATCCCTTATTTCAGCTCCTCCCGGCAGTTCTGTTTGATCTTATTAAACAGCCATTTAAAGCCATCCCCTTATTATACGTCCCTGGCACGTCCCTTGCTTATTTATAGGCGTGGAGGGTGGAAAATGGAAAAGGGACGCGCCAGCGACATGATAATGGAGCAGATCATGTGTGGGACCGATCTTGCGGGCGAATACAGGAACGCCGCAGTGATCTCCTGCGGTGGCATCTACATCCCGCACAACGGCGCGCGCGAGCAGCTGATCTACGAGATCATCAACACCTTCAATGCGGAAGAGCCGGTGAAGATCGTGTCAGGCTTCAGGCCGCGCAACATACTCCATGAGATAATCCAGAAGGAGTCAATGAACTGAACCCTTTGGAGATCACATCTCCTTTTTCGAGGCCGGTCGCAAGACCGGCCTTTCGCTTGCCGATGGGTTAGGCGAAAAATTTAGCTATGGATTCCCCATACGGCGCCTTGGCCACGCCGCGGTCGGTGATGATCGCGGTGACGAGGTCGGAGGGCGTCACGTCGAACGCGGGGTTCAAGACCTTCACGTAATTAGGGGTCACCTGGATGGATCCAACGTGTGTGACCTCCGAAGGATCGCGCTCCTCTATCGGTATGTCGTCGCCTCCGGCTATCTTCGGGTCGATCGTGGAGATCGGCGCCGCCACGTAGAAGGGGATGTTGTGGCGCTTCGCGAGCACTGCGACCTGGTACGTGCCGATCTTGTTTGCCACGTCGCCGTTCGCCGCGATCCTGTCCGCGCCGACGATGCAGGCGTCGATTTTTCCCTTCTTCATGAAGTGGCCGGCCATGGTGTCGGAGATGACCGTCACCTCCAGGCCGTGCTTCTGCAGCTCCCACGCGGTGAGCTTGGCGCCCTGGAGTCTGGGCCTTGTCTCGTCCGCGAATACGTGGATGCGCTTGCCCGCTTCGTTCGCCGCATAGATCACGCCGAGTGCGGTGCCGTAGCCTGCGGTTGCCAGGGCGCCGGCGTTGCAGTGCGTGAGCACGCTCATTCCGTCCTTGAGCAGCGGTTGACCGTTTCTGCCGATGCGGCGGTTGGACTCGATGTCCTCGGCGTAGATCTTCAGCGCCTCGTTCTTGAGCAGCGCGGTGATCTCGTCGAGGGGTTTTCCCTTGTTGGCGAGCGCGCACGCCTTCATGCGATCGATCGCCCAGAAGAGGTTGACCGCGGTGGGGCGGGTATCGCCGATGCGGCCGCATATGGAGACCAGTTTCTCGAAGTACTCGTCGAAGCTTTTCACGCCGATGCCGAGCGCGCCCAGCGCTACGCCCATGGCGGCCGCGACGCCTATCGCCGGCGCTCCTCTGATCACCATGTTGCGGATCGCCTGCGCCACGCCCAGGTAGTCCTCGTAGGTGTTGTAGATCTCCTCGGTGGGGAGCCTGCGCTGATCGAGCATCACCACCTTGTCGTCCTTCCATTCTATCGTCTTGATCAAATCCACTTTGACTCCTTTGTCATCATCCCAATTTCTTCTTCAGCATCTCGTTCACCATCTGCGGATTCGCCTGGCCCTTCGTCGCCTTCATCACCTGGCCCACGAGGAAACCCATCACCGCGGCCTTGCCGGACTTGTACTGCTCGACCTGTTTCGCGTTCTCGGAAATCACCTTGTCCACCGCGGACTCTATCGCCGAGAGGTCGGTCACCTGAACCAGGCCCTTGTCGCCCACGATCTTGCCCGGGCCAGCGCCGGTCGAATACATCTCCACGAAGACGTCCTTGGCGATCTTGCCGGTGATCTCTCCGTCCTCGACCATCTTTATCAGCGCGGCGAGGTCGGCCGGCTTTATTCTGCATGCTGCGATCCCGTCATCTTCGTCCTTGAGCTCGCGCAGGAGCTCGGAGATGATCCAGTTGGCCGCCTTCTTCGCAGGGGCGCCTGCGGCTATCACGGCCTCGAAGTAGTCCGCGAGCCTCTTGTCCTCGGTTATGATGAGAGCATCCGCCTCCGCGATCCCGTGGTCCTTCGTGAAGCGCCCTGCTTTGGCGTGTGCGAGTTCGGGGAGCGTTGCGCGCACGCGCTCTATCCATTTCTTGTCCACGATCAGCGGCAGGAGGTCCGGGTCAGGGAAGTAACGGTAGTCGTGCGCCTCTTCTTTGCTGCGCATGGATTCGGTGCGTCCCGCCGCGTCATTCCAGAGTCTGGTCTCCTGCGTCACCTTGCCGCCCGTATCCAACACCTTGCCTTGTCTCTCGATCTCGAACGCTATCGACCTCTCTACAGCCTTGAAGGAGTTGAGGTTCTTCATCTCGGTGCGCGTGCCGAACTCCTTTTGCCCCGCGGGCCGGATCGAGACGTTGGCGTCGCAGCGGAAATTGCCCTCCTGGAGGTTGCCTTCGCACACGCCGAGGTACACGAGCACGTTGCGGAGCGTGCGCAAATAGTCGCCTGCCTCCTTGGGCGAGCGCATGTCGGGGCCGGAGACTATCTCGATGAGCGGCACGCCGCAGCGGTTGAAATCCACATGACTCTTCTCGGCGTGGCCGTAGTCGTGCATGAGTTTGCCCGCGTCCTCCTCAAGGTGGATGCGGATGAGCGATATCTCCTTGTCCGTGTGCTTCGTCTTCACCTTTACGCTGCCGCCCAGGCATAGCGGGAACTCGTACTGCGATATCTGGTAGCCCTTGGGCAGGTCGGGATAGAAGTAGTTCTTCCTGGCGAAGACGCTGCGCTCCTGCATCCTGCATCCCAGCGCGAGCCCCGCTTTTATCGCCATCTCCACTGCGGAGCCGTTGACCACGGGCAGCGTGCCGGGCTGACCGGTGCATATGGGGCAGACGGTGGCGTTGGGAGCAGCCCCCTTGTCGTTGGAGGCGCAGGAGCAGAACATCTTGCTCGCCGTGGCGAGCTGCGCGTGGACCTCCAACCCTATGACCGCTTCGTACTTTGCCATAATATTCCTGATCGTCAGCTCACCGGCACCCTCTTGTGCCACTCCGTAGCCTGCTCGTACGCGAAGCCGATGTTGAGCAGTCCCGCTTCGTCGAGCGGCCTTCCGATCAGCTGCATTCCGATGGGGAGCCCAGCCCTGGTGGCGCCGCAGGGGAGCGCCAGTCCCGGAAGCCCCGCGAGGCTCGCCGGTATCGTGAATATGTCGTTGAGGTACATCTTTATCGGGTCATCCTTCTTTTCGCCCAGCGCAAAGGGCGGGGTGGGGGTGGCGGGCGCGATTATCGCGTCGCACTGTTCGAAGGCGTCGAGAAAATCTTTTTTGATGAGCGTGCGCGCCTTCTGCGCCTTGAGATAGTATGCGTCGTAGTATCCGGAGGAGAGCACGTACGTGCCTACCACGATGCGCAGCGCTACCTCGGGCCCGAATCCTTCGGTGCGGCTCCTGGAGAAGAGCTCTCCCAGCTCGTTCGCGCCCTTTGCCCTGTGGCCGTATCTTACGCCGTCGTAGCGCGCTAGGTTCGCAGAGGCCTCCGCCGGCGCGATGATGTAGTAACACGCCAGCGAATACTTCGTGTGCGGGAGCGATATTTCCTTTGTCCTGGCCCCCAGCTTCGAGAGCGTCTCCGACGCGGTTCGCACCGCTTTCTCGACCTCGGGATCGATTCCCTCGACAAAGTATTCCTTCGGTATGCCGATCGTCTTTCCCTTTATGTCGCCCGTGAGCGCTGCCCTGTAGTCCGGCGCAGGCTGTGGGATGGAGGTCGCATCCTTCGGGTCATGGCCCGCGATCGCGCCGAGCATGATCGCGCAGTCTGTCACGTCCCTCGCCATGGGACCCACCTGGTCCAGGGAGCTGGCGAAGGAGATTATCCCGTAGCGGCTTATCCTGCCGTAGGTCGGTTTGAGCGCGACGATCCCGCAGAAGGCGGCCGGCTGGCGCACTGAGCCGCCGGTGTCCGTGCCCAGCGACGCCGGCGTGAGCCCCGCGGCGACCGCAGCGGCGGAGCCGCCGCTGGATCCCCCGGGGGTGAGCGCGCGATTCCACGGGTTCTTCACGGGCCCGAACGCGGAGTGCTCGTTGGAGCTGCCCATCGCGAACTCGTCCATGGAGAGTTTGCCTGTGATGACCACGCCGGCCCTCTTCAGCCTCTCCACCACGGTGCCGTCGTAAGTCGGCACGTAGTTTCCGAGGATCTTCGAGCAGCAGGTCGTGCGGATTCCCTTTGTTATGAAGATGTCCTTGAGCGCGAGCGGAACTCCGGTGAGGGGGGCCGCGTCCTCGCCTGCGGCGAGCCTCTTGTCGGCCGCCTTCGCGGCCTGCATCGCGGCTTCATCGCAGCGGGTGACGAACGAATTGATGGAGGGATCGCGCTCGGTTATCTCGGCCAGGTATTCCCGCGTGAGCTCCGTCGAGCTTATCTTTTTATTCTGAAGCAGCGCCGAGATCTCGGCCAGACCCTTTTTGCAAAGCTCGCGCATTGAGATCACTCGCTCTCGATGACCCTGGGCACCTGGACAAAGGGTCCGTCGCGCTCCGGCGCCTGCGCCAGGAGCTCATCCTGCATGCCGGAGGGATGCACCTCATCCTCCCTGAGGGAGGATGCGAACTCGACGGCGTGCGAGGTGGGAGCAACGCCCTCCGTATCGAGCTCGTTGAGCTGCGCCACGTACTCCAGCACCGCGCCGGCCTTGGCCACGAGCTTATGCATTCCGGCCTCGTCGAAGGAGAGCTTTGCGAGCCTCACCGTCTTCTCCACCGCAGCGACTAGATCATCCCTTCCGGTCTTATGCGACATAATATATTGGATGTGCTCTCCTGCCGGCCCGTCAGAACCTGAAGAGGTTGAGCAGCGAATCGAGTATCTGCGTCTCCTCGCCGCACAGATTCTTCATGGTCGCAGGCAGGAGCATGACGCTTCCGCAGTTGAAGCACTTGTGTATGGTCTCTCCCTTGAAGCTTATCTCCTCCAGCTCCATGCCGCAGTTGCCGCATCTGCGCCAGTGCAGCTGCTTCAGGCGTTCGTGCTCCTCCCTGGCCATGAGCTTGCGCTTTTGTTCCGCGATCTTCTGCTTCTTCACTAAGTCCTGTTTTTCGAAGTAAGAGGATTCAGGCCGTGGCGGTTTTTTCACTTCCCCCTCCTTGTCCCTGATTTGCGCTTATCACAGCGATGCTATCAAGGCAAGGCCGGGGGATAGGGTTGTGCGGATGACTTTGTCGTGATAGATCAAGGGACATGACAGCCTGCATGCAGCTCCTTGCCTTCTCTCCGCAGTGGCTCCTCTATCTCATGGCGTGCTTCGTAGGCGCCGTCCTCGGCAGTTTTGCGAACGTCTGCATATGGCGCATGCCGCGCGGCGAGTCGGTGGCGTGGCCGCCCTCGCACTGCCCGGTCTGCGGCCGCAGACTCGCGTGGTGGGAGAACGTGCCGGTCCTGAGCTACCTGGCGCTGCGAGGCAGGTGCCGCACGTGCAGATGCCGGATATCGATCCGCTACCCGATCGTGGAGCTGGCGATGAGCGTGCTCGCCCTCCTCACGTGGTGGTATTTCGGCGATCCGCTCAAGTTTTTCGTCTACCTCAGCCTCTTCATACTGCCCATGGTCATAGTGACCGGCATCGACCTGTATCATTACATCATCCCCGACTCGATAAGCCTGCCCGGCATCGGCGTGGGGCTCATCGTCCACGTGCTCTTGGGCGGCGGGGAGGGCTCCTATCTCTGGACGGCCGTGGATTCGGTTGCCGGCATTGTCGTCGGCGGCGGGGCGCTCTATCTTGTCGCCTTGGCCTACGAGAAACTGAGAAAGCAGGAGGGGCTGGGCGCAGGAGACGTAAAGCTCATCGCGATGATCGGCGCCTTCTTCGGCTGGAAGGCGGTGCTGCTCATACTCCTCATGTCGTCGTTCCTGGGCTCCCTGGTGGGGCTCGCGGTCATATTGATCCTTCGCAAGGATCTCAAATATGCCATACCTTTCGGGCCCTTTCTCGCTGCGGCAGGGGTCATAAATCTCTTTGCAGGGCAGCGACTTGTCGCGTGGTACATGGGGCTTTTCTAGGGAAAAACAGCCTTTTATTCACACTTTTTAAAGTAATTTATACTTAATTAATATAAATTGAGTATATAATTGTAGATAATTAATAAAAATACTTGACGATTTTCATGCTTTTGAGACAATTCATTATACCGACCGGCCGCATTGCGGCCGTAATCATCTCTGCAGGGGTTTTCTATGCAAACGGAAAAGAAAGTGATCCCAAATAACGTCCAGCGCTTTCGCGAGGAACTCCTCATGAGCAAGGCGGAGCTCGCGCGAAAAGCGGGTCTCTCTGCGCTCACGATCGATCGGGTCGAGAGCGGCTTGCAGTGCAGGATGGATACGAAACGCAAGATCCTCCTCTCGCTCGGCCTCAAGCTCACGGACAAGGATCGCGTCTTCCCGGAAGGTTGATACTTCATAA
This genomic interval carries:
- the gatA gene encoding Asp-tRNA(Asn)/Glu-tRNA(Gln) amidotransferase subunit GatA, which translates into the protein MRELCKKGLAEISALLQNKKISSTELTREYLAEITERDPSINSFVTRCDEAAMQAAKAADKRLAAGEDAAPLTGVPLALKDIFITKGIRTTCCSKILGNYVPTYDGTVVERLKRAGVVITGKLSMDEFAMGSSNEHSAFGPVKNPWNRALTPGGSSGGSAAAVAAGLTPASLGTDTGGSVRQPAAFCGIVALKPTYGRISRYGIISFASSLDQVGPMARDVTDCAIMLGAIAGHDPKDATSIPQPAPDYRAALTGDIKGKTIGIPKEYFVEGIDPEVEKAVRTASETLSKLGARTKEISLPHTKYSLACYYIIAPAEASANLARYDGVRYGHRAKGANELGELFSRSRTEGFGPEVALRIVVGTYVLSSGYYDAYYLKAQKARTLIKKDFLDAFEQCDAIIAPATPTPPFALGEKKDDPIKMYLNDIFTIPASLAGLPGLALPCGATRAGLPIGMQLIGRPLDEAGLLNIGFAYEQATEWHKRVPVS
- the gatC gene encoding Asp-tRNA(Asn)/Glu-tRNA(Gln) amidotransferase subunit GatC; this encodes MSHKTGRDDLVAAVEKTVRLAKLSFDEAGMHKLVAKAGAVLEYVAQLNELDTEGVAPTSHAVEFASSLREDEVHPSGMQDELLAQAPERDGPFVQVPRVIESE
- a CDS encoding zf-TFIIB domain-containing protein, which translates into the protein MKKPPRPESSYFEKQDLVKKQKIAEQKRKLMAREEHERLKQLHWRRCGNCGMELEEISFKGETIHKCFNCGSVMLLPATMKNLCGEETQILDSLLNLFRF
- a CDS encoding A24 family peptidase; translation: MTACMQLLAFSPQWLLYLMACFVGAVLGSFANVCIWRMPRGESVAWPPSHCPVCGRRLAWWENVPVLSYLALRGRCRTCRCRISIRYPIVELAMSVLALLTWWYFGDPLKFFVYLSLFILPMVIVTGIDLYHYIIPDSISLPGIGVGLIVHVLLGGGEGSYLWTAVDSVAGIVVGGGALYLVALAYEKLRKQEGLGAGDVKLIAMIGAFFGWKAVLLILLMSSFLGSLVGLAVILILRKDLKYAIPFGPFLAAAGVINLFAGQRLVAWYMGLF
- a CDS encoding helix-turn-helix domain-containing protein, yielding MQTEKKVIPNNVQRFREELLMSKAELARKAGLSALTIDRVESGLQCRMDTKRKILLSLGLKLTDKDRVFPEG